The DNA region TTCATAAGCTACTCATGTATTTAACCCCAAATGACAACTAATTTAGATTCGTTATTACTACGCATGTATGGTTTCACGAGTTTGATTATTTGTAATTGTGTTATTTCCTAAACATTACTAATTTCGGTGTACATGTTTCGCAGGCACATCCTACCAAGTTCTACACTCCTGGCAAGCCATTTCCTTTGTTTCACCGGCTGGAAGGTATCTTTGGCAGGGATAGAGCCATGGGAGCCGGGGCCGTAAGTGGCTTCGATGCGGAGGAGCAGGTTAACGAGGAGACCGACGACACCGCTGCTGGCTTTGATCAGTCTAAGATGTCTCCACCTCCATACCAAGAGGGATTTGCAGCAACGCAAGGACAAGCATCACATTCTGAGGCTGGGGCGACCGCCGGAAGCACAAGGCTATGCGGGAGGAAGAGAAAACAAGTTGATGTACTGGAGAGGATGGCTGACCAGATTCAGCAATCATCGGCTGACCAGCGCAAGAATGCCCAGCTGATAGCTGATGCCATTGTTGGTGTGAACGAGAAGTGGAAGGTTGGTGAGAAGCTCACACAGCTTGGATTCAGTGATGACGAGGTCGTCAGGGCGATTCTGAAGTTTGCCGAGAGTCCTAATGTGTATGCACATTTCTGGGGCTTGTCAGATTCACAAATGATTGCGCTTGTGCATTCCATTATATGAAGTACAAGACTAGTTAAGTTTATTAACAATGTATTCTGGTATTAACCATGGTTAAGGGTGTTAACTTTttgagtcttaggtcttaggatttaaGAACATTGTCATGTGTAACACGGTCACAGTTTGGTACCCTTTTGTGTGTTGCTATGTTATCGTTCCTTAACTATGTAATTtcctttgttttgctctttttTGGATGAATACCATGGTGGGTGATTATCAAGCTTAACAAGTTCCTCCATTTTCCATGCACATTAATTTGTACTACGATTTAACTTACAACGATTACATCCTAGTGAGTCTAGAAAAtctgttttatttcttttcaataGAAATAGTGTTATCCATCTCACGCATAAGCAAAATGTTTATACATTTGGCAGCCAAATGCCTTCCTCAGAACTACATTATGATTGTCAAAATACATATCCACTTATACAAAGAGAGGTGAAATTTCTCTCACAGGCAAAAATGGGCTTGACACAATGTTGGTTCAAAATAtgaattccttccatcttttatACCAAGTATATGCTATATTTATTACAATTTCTGAATTTCCTATTTGACTTCGAAGGCCATACTACAACTTACACAACACTACAATGATCAACACAATACAAAAAAGGGAAACAAGAAGTTGAACGCACATTAGAAACTTCAGAAACACAACTTTAGCATTAAGTCTTTCCACTCGTTCGCTCGGCTTAAAATCAAAGTTAGGCTGAGAAGATCGATCATCTTCGGAGTCAGAAGGCTTGACATTTGGGCCTGCCCATCTAAACCATCCACATCGCCTGTTTGGACACGCGTAGTACTTTCTTCCCCGGTTGGCCACGCTATTTGAAACTTGTAACGGTGCTCGTAACCCACAATCACAAAACCGGTCTCCCGTTATGTTCCCGCTGCCGTACGTACCACTTGTTGATCTACGACTTGAGGAAGCCATTACTAACCACCCTACACATTTAACAGTAACTGAAACAATTTTAATGTACTTCACACAACATATAACAGAAGCAGACGACTCACATATGAAACAACCAATGATGATTCAAATGAAACACATGCAGAATTGTAACACAAATTTTTTGGTTGCAATATCATGTCTCTGTACCAGttcttatgatttttttaaaaaacagcaACAACGTTTCTTAGCACAGTTTCAGCATCCACACATACTATATCATCAACGCTACTGTATACCTGTATGCCAGGTTCCACTGATTCAGAAATTGTTAACTGAATCACCATTCAGAAACAGCTGGTTACATTATAACAACATTCAATACGGTCAACCACTTACAATCACCATCATGTAACAAGACAGGAACAAATCCTTTGTAGGAGGGTCTATTATTAGTCACCAAAACATTTTCACTTTGCGCAATTACAATGTCTATACAGTTTCTACAAGATAGTTTGCATAAACACTCCCAACCATATACAACAACAAATTAATACACAGGCACACACAAAAAGGCTCTTGCTAACAACTGCACTACGAACAATTGCTACGAAGCAAAAGGGACAAACTCATTGAAACCACAAATTTTGTAATTCTAAAAAActtaatatatacaaaaattcaAGGCATGCAGTGTGCCTAGTGCATTATTTAGGTAAATTACTTGCTACTACACTTAGCAGTAAAGTATGGTCACAGAACAGTCCCTACTCTAAATTGCATTAAATTGCAAGACAATTACATGAACTAACAGAACCAAGTACATGATACATCTTACGAGGATCTTTCAACTACAGCAAAACGGGCTAACAGCTACTTTTGTTGCAAACATGTCACAAAGAATTACAAGCAAAATTCTACAATAACTTTCAATTGTTAACTGTGTCACCTCTCATTTGGCaaagttcaaataaaaaaatttgactaCACATCAACACTGTATGATGAGTGATTAAACCAGGAAGATGGTTAAGTggacaaataaattaataactcaaATTTAACAGGTTATTTAACTGATAAAAGGTTAATTTTTTCATACTTGCTGGAACATGTACCTGTTTAATTAACCTCACTTCTCCTCTCAGCAGAGATAATATTCGCCAGCAGAAATCCAATTTCACAGTCTAACATACATACACGAAATACCATTGGAAGACATATCTGAGCAAGTTTTCACAGCAACTCCTGAGAAATGCGTTCACTCAATAATTCAATTtctaaattctatcctattttcgGCAAATTGTTGACAGGTCTGAATAGAGAAGCCGAAATTAAATATCAAGTAGTTAACGTTTCTGAGAAACGAGCAAAACATAAAAGACAGGAATGCAAGCAAAAGGTCCTCACAAACGGCGACGACCTTGGGCACAGCTACGGCTCCGTCGCGACGCACACCCTCAAATTTCTATTCGGCAGCGACGGCTCAAAACAATTGACGCTTCCGGGTCCACCCAGCCGAACCCCGCAACACTCCCCACGGGCCGTCGTCGATCGGACGCAACACCGGTGAAAACCTGGGGTCCAAGCGGCGGGGGCTCCGGATCCAGCCTCAGTTGCCCGCAGAGGAGAGCAGGAACGGTGGCTACCAGGAGAAAGGGGGTGAGGGTTGGCCACTATCGAAAATGAAATCGTTTTTGGGGGGAGGTGGGGGGTTAGGGTTCTTTGCTGATATTAAAGGGCATGTTAGTAAGTTTCCAAATttagtcttcaacttttacttcAAACCAAACACGATACTGGGACATAACTCAGTCTTGTACACCAtcacaccaaacacaatactatacttatttctgtctctgtctcttggtCTCTGTCTCTGTCTCAGTCTTGCAAACAAACGCTACCAATATGTGCTAAAGGTAATACCATAACAAGGAAAAGAATAGTTGTTGCACAAACTTGGAGAGAAAGGAATTGAAATCACAACATTCTAGTACCATTCATgaggataaaaataaaagacaaacgGTGAGGCTCATAAATTTTAATATGAGAAGTAAATTGGTGTTTTGGTTAGAAATGGAGGAATAGTGTGTTTTACCCGATGGTGGATGTATGTTCAACACGCAGGGGCGTGGTGGCTGCGGGGAGTGTCAGGTGAGATGATGTGGCGCAGGATGAGTGAGACACGGTGGCAAAACGTGGGGGCGCTAACTCATCACGTGGGGGCGTGATGATGATGTGGCGGAGCAAGAACAAGCCACGCAGGCATCACGTGGGGGCGTGATGATGATGTGGCGGACCAGGATTTGGCCATGCTGGCACTACGTGGGAGCGTGATGATTGCAACGTAGGCATCACGTGGGAGCGTTATGATGACGTGGTGGAGCACAAATTAGCCACACAAGCACCACGTGGGGGCGTGTTGATGACGTGTGCATCATGTGGGGGCGTGATGACGTGGCACGTGGGGGCGTGATGACACGTGGCAGTACGTGATTCGCCTGAGGCAATCAAAACGTGGGGGCGTAGTGAATGCTACCCTCTATATAAGGCAGTGCACgacttcattttcattttgaggAAGTGTGTGAGTGTTCTTTGAGTGTGTTTCTGGTGTAATAGAGGGTACTGCAAACTTGGTAGTGTATCGCGACGGTGAGATAATACGTAATACCCATGAGGGAGTGAGGTTTGTGTGCCAGAATTCGTTTTTGTTTGTGGTTCCATGCACTATGACGTTTATGGAACTTCAGAATGGTCTCTGTCAAAGCATGGAGAACGGTATGTTAATGAGAGTGAGCAAAATTTTGTACCGGAATCCGGTTGTagtttttggtggtctaatacagtttgataCCATGCCAATCACTGACGAAGTGACTATGCATAATATGTTTCAAATTCACCGGCAGACTCAGATGCGACAGCCACATATTgagctgtatgttgagtttgaaaccGTAGAGGCGGAAGGGATTCAAAATAACTTAGAGGTGGAGGATGATAGAGCAGCAGTGTACGAGGGAATGAATAGTGACAGCGAAGAAGACTTCGAAGCTACTTATGAAGCCGGCGATGAAGACGAGGATAGTGATGTGGGAGTTGAGACAGCAGCTGATAATGTAGTGGTTCACCCATCGATCAGTCAACCGATGAACGTGCCACCTTTTATACGTGAGTTGGATCTCGACGCCATGCATGCACCGAAGTTTCTGGAATATTCAAACATAGGTACGTGATGACCGAATAATatgttatatttaatatatacttTGGATTGATTAGTAAACGATGATGGGCACTTTCTGTAGGCGTTGCTGATCCCGAGGACGGAGAGTTCCGGATTGGAGTGGAATACAGTTCTAGAAAGTCGGTCGTGGCAACAATTAGAAGTTACACTATCGCTAGAGGAGTTGACTACGAcatgtatgagtctgagccacaaatgttctatgcaaaatgcaagatgtATGGGCGTGGGTGCGACTGGCTTATCCGAGCCAGCTTGATACGGAAAAAGGTTGTTGGGAGATACGCAGATACAACGGTAGGCACACGTGCACAGCTGGAGTGATTTCACAGGATCATTCCAAGTTGGACTCGGACACAGTTGCTGAGGCTATAAGGTCATTGGTCGAGACTGACCCGTCCATAAAGGTGAAAACTATAATAGCCGAAGTCCAGTCAAGGTTCAACTATACCATCAGTTAccgaaaggcttggttggcaaaacAGAAGTCCATAGCGAAAGTTTTCAGTGATTGGGAGGAGAGTTACCAAGCCTTGCCGTGGTGGCTCTCGGTTATGGTTCAGAAGATTCCTGGGTCAGTTGTCCAGATAGAAACACGCCCACTCTACAATGGGAATGAAGAGGCGCAAGGGGTAAAAATACTTCATCGCGTATTttggagtttcaatccatgcGTTAGGGCATTCAGGCATTGCAAACCCCTAGTTCAGGTTGACGGAACACACCTATATGGAAAGTACAAAGGTACACTTTTGGTCGCTGTTGCACAGGATGGGAACCAGAACATTGTGCCTATTGCTTTTGCCTTAGTGGAAGGGGAGACAGCTGATGCGTGGCACTTCTTCCTAAGGAATCTGCGAATGCATGTTGTCAGAAAAGATGGTGTGGGTATGATCTCGGACCAGCATGAGTCAATTTGGGCAGCGGTAAATCGTTCCGGAGGTGACTGGTAACCTCCAAGAGCATGGTGGATGTTTTGTATAAGGCACATCGGCAGCAACTTCCTACGCGCATTCAAAGTCCCTCACTTGCAGAAGCTTGTGGTCAATATTGGGTATTCAAGAACGGTGGAGGAGTATAACATCAACTATAAGAGGTTGGAAGAGCGAGGCGAGGCATATGCCAGGTGGTGCGATGCCATTGGACTTAGACATTGGGTATTGGCATTCGACGAGGGACATCGATGGGGCCATATGACGGCGAACCTTGTCGAGTGCATTAACTCAATGTTGAAGGGTGCCCGTAATCTACCTGTGTTGGCACTAGTTCGAGCAACATATTATCGGTTAAATGAAATTTTTACGCGGAAGAGTGCTGAGTCTTACGAACGCAAACGTGCGGGATATACTTATTCCGTATTCGCACAGCAGCGGATAGAGGCAAGTATGCTACAGGCTGGGAATATAGTTGTGCACCGTTTTGACAGACGGAATGAAGTATTTGAGGTGCGCGAAATGACTAGCGGAAAGGTGTTAGTCGTTGATCTTGCACGACGTACGTGTGACTGTGGGCAGTTTCAGGTAGAACAAATACCATATCGTCATGTTATTGCTTGCTGTGCTAACCAGCGAATCGATTGGCACGTGTATGTGCATGACGTGTACAAGATGACAGAGGTCCGTAAGGTATATAAATTCGAGTTCTCACCGTTAGGTGATGCCGAGACATGGCCTGCGTATGAGGGACCCACATTGGTCGCTAATCCCGCCTTGAGGCGAACGTCAAAAGGTCGCCCAAA from Arachis hypogaea cultivar Tifrunner chromosome 10, arahy.Tifrunner.gnm2.J5K5, whole genome shotgun sequence includes:
- the LOC114924523 gene encoding uncharacterized protein, coding for MFCIRHIGSNFLRAFKVPHLQKLVVNIGYSRTVEEYNINYKRLEERGEAYARWCDAIGLRHWVLAFDEGHRWGHMTANLVECINSMLKGARNLPVLALVRATYYRLNEIFTRKSAESYERKRAGYTYSVFAQQRIEASMLQAGNIVVHRFDRRNEVFEVREMTSGKVLVVDLARRTCDCGQFQVEQIPYRHVIACCANQRIDWHVYVHDVYKMTEVRKVYKFEFSPLGDAETWPAYEGPTLVANPALRRTSKGRPKLTRYLNEMDSRDMCGPWICRLCGAQGHSRSRCPQRAGSSGGGNDFYFRCICIFEFAFL